The DNA sequence CCTTCGGCGCCCGTCACCTGGGCGAGCCTGAAGGCGGTCGCGCCGAAGGCTGGAAGAGCTTTGTGCGCACCCTCGATTCGCTGCAATTCAGTGCCGAAGAGGAAGCCGAAGTCGAGCAAGGCGCGATTGACGCGTTCAACCGCTTCACCGTGCTGCTGGAACAGGCTTACGCCAAAGAAGCCGAACCGGCCTGAGCCACACCGGACACAAAACCCTGTGGGAGCTGGCTTGCCAGCGATGACGGCGCGTCAGACAACATCCGTGTCGACTGACCGGACGCTATCGCTGGCAAGCCAGCTCCCACAAGGAGTTGCGTAAGTCTGTAAGATTCCTGCCCTGTCTCATAAGCCTCTCGCTGAGCCCATGCCCCAACCCGCCTCCTCCCGACTCGCCCGCCTGCTGTTCGGCCTGCTCGCCTATGTCAGCCTCGGCATCGGCCTGATCGCCATCGTCGTGCCCGGCCTGCCGACCACCGAGTTCATCCTGCTCGCCGCCTGGGCCGCGACCCGCAGTTCGCCGCGCCTGAGTGCCTGGCTGGAAAACCACCGGCTGTTCGGCCCGATCCTGAGCAACTGGCGCAACGGCAAGATCATCGCCCGCAAGGCCAAGGTCAGCGCCACCGTCAGCATGTTGCTGTGCGCCACGCTGATGCTGGTGATGCTCGATCACGGCTGGCCGATCTATCTGGCGATTGCAGGGATGATGATGGGCAACCTGTGGATCTGGTCGCGACCGGAAACGTTGCCGAAGATTTCCTGATTTTTCCCTTGTTTTCAGGGCTTTTACCCGCGCAAACGTTTAGCCATGACCGTTCGTCGGCATGCCGCTCATGCGTCCTCGCCCTGCGCCGATGAGCCTTGAATGGCGCTGAATGGATTTGGCGAACCGGGCACCTCCCCTGCCCCGTAGCCAACAGTTCATTCATTCGCGAGAACGTCCCATGTTCGACTCTCTGTCCATTCGCCTGAAAATCGTCCTGCTCTCCGGCCTGTGCCTGCTCGGCGTGGTCGCGCTGATCGTCGGCATCAACCTCTACCAGACCAATCAGAACGACGAACTGGTCAGCGAGTCGAGCAGCAAGATGCTCACCGCCAGCGTGCAGAACCTGCTGCAGGCCAAGGCTGCCGAACAAGCGGTTCAAGTACAGAAAACCTTCGGCGAAAGCCTGTTGGTGATCACCGCGCTGGCCGATCAGATCAAGGACATGCGCGTCATGGCCGCCAAGCGTTCGCTGGACGCCGGCGCCCTGCGTGAAGAGCTGAACCTGAGCCTGAAAACCGCGTTCGAGCGCAACAGCAAGGTGCTCGGCATCTGGCTGGCGTTCGAACCCAACGGCCTCGACGGCAAGGACAGCGAGTTCGTCAACGACGCCGCGCGCCAGTCCAACGAAGCCGGGCGCTTCGCCACCTACTGGAGCCGCGCCGC is a window from the Pseudomonas gozinkensis genome containing:
- a CDS encoding YbaN family protein, translated to MPQPASSRLARLLFGLLAYVSLGIGLIAIVVPGLPTTEFILLAAWAATRSSPRLSAWLENHRLFGPILSNWRNGKIIARKAKVSATVSMLLCATLMLVMLDHGWPIYLAIAGMMMGNLWIWSRPETLPKIS